One region of Thalassophryne amazonica chromosome 16, fThaAma1.1, whole genome shotgun sequence genomic DNA includes:
- the LOC117528635 gene encoding proline-rich receptor-like protein kinase PERK10: MINLSLLVGYVPQASKVAAIKPLLKKPSPDPAIPANHRPISNPPSLSKIPERAAAKQPTDHLQRNGPPEEVQSGLRTHHSTETAPVKVTNDPPMAPDSGPIPAPVLPDLSAAPDTVDHKILLQRLEHVIGTKGTALRWSESYPSNRPQSVHANGESSPQTKVNHGAPQGSAPGPTPLTPYMPPLGSTTRRHRLNFHCYADDTQLHPSMKPEDTHQPAKLQDRPTDTKTWMTSNLLPPNSDKTEATAPGPTNPRSMVSNQIPTPDGTSPTPSNTARNPGAIPDQDTSLKAHTKQTCRTAPPHPRNISKTRKVPSQSDAEKPIHASTSSRLDHCNSLSGCPKSSPKSPQPIQNAAARALTGTSRREHIPPAPASLHWPPANSRTEFKIPPPTHKVRNNQVPSHPRDPAAPHHPTRAPRSQTAGPPAAPRACKSRMGGRAPSPQAPLLWNQPPTQTRETDTPSTSKTRPKTFPLAKTHS; encoded by the coding sequence atgatcaacttatctttgttagttggctatgtaccacaggcctccAAGGTGGCAGCAATCAAAccactacttaaaaagccatccccTGACCCAGCCATCCCAGCCAaccataggccaatctccaaccctcCCTCTCTCTCAAAGATTCCTGAGAGGGCAGCTGCAAAACAGCCAACCGATCACCTGCAGAGAAACGGTCCACccgaagaggttcagtcaggtctTAGAactcatcatagcacagaaacagcaccaGTGAAGGTCACAAATGATCCTCCCATGGCCCCGGACAGTGGACCCATCCCTGCGCCCGTTCTGCCGGACCTCAGCGCTGCCCctgacactgttgaccataaaattttattacagagattagagcatgtcataggcaccaaaggcactgcgctgcggtggtccgAATCATATCCGTCCAATAGACCACAGTCTGTTCATGCAAATGGGGAATCTTCCCCACAGACCAAAGTCAACCATGGAGCTCCACAAGGTTCCGCGCCAGGACCAACTCCACTCACCCCATACATGCCTCCCCTAGGCAGTACCACCAGACGGcatcgcttaaattttcattgctacgcagatgacacccagctccatccatccatgaaaccagaggacacacaccaaccaGCCAAACTGCAGGACCGtcccacagacacaaagacatggatgacctccaaCCTCCTGCCTCCAAACTCAGACAAAACCGAAGCCACCGCACCCGGCCCCACAAATCCCAGAAGCATGGTGTCCAACCAGATCCCCACTCCGGATGGCACCTCCCCGACCCCCAGCAACACTGCGAGAAATCCTGGAGCCATTCCCGACCAGGACACGTCACTCAAAGCGCACACCAAACAAACATGCAGGACTGCCCCTCCGCATCCACGCAATATCTCCAAAACCAGAAAGGTCCCGTCTCAGAGCGATGCCGAAAAACCAATTCATGCATCCACCTCCTCTAGGCTGGACCACTGCaactcattatcaggttgtcctaaaagttccccaaaAAGCCCTCAGCCAATTCAAAATGCCGCAGCTAGAGCACTGACGGGGACCAGCAGGAGAGAGCACATCCCACCCGCGccggcctcccttcattggcctcCCGCCAACTCCAGAACAGAATTCAAAATTCCTCCTCCTACTCACAAGGTTCGGAACAATCAGGTCCCATCCCATCCCAGGGACCCCGCAGCACCACATCACCCCACTAGAGCGCCCCGCTCCCAGACCGCAGGCCCACCCGCAGCTCCCAGGGCCTGcaagagcagaatgggaggcagagcccccAGCccccaggctcctctcctgtggaaccagccccCAACCCAgaccagggagacagacaccccctcCACCTCCAAGACCAGGCCCAAAACTTTCCCCCTCGCCAAGACCCacagttag